A single window of Paraburkholderia youngii DNA harbors:
- a CDS encoding conjugal transfer protein has translation MGGADRGLAIANGTMTMLLCYTSMTPTFLVVGIAVHWLLRWKSSKDPWWKQVMLVYNRYADVYEPLPTAKFSARFKRPYGFDQDLPC, from the coding sequence ATGGGCGGGGCAGATCGCGGACTCGCGATCGCCAACGGCACGATGACCATGCTGCTGTGCTACACCAGCATGACGCCAACCTTCCTCGTCGTTGGGATCGCGGTGCACTGGCTGCTGCGCTGGAAAAGCTCGAAAGATCCGTGGTGGAAGCAGGTCATGCTCGTCTACAACCGCTACGCGGACGTGTATGAGCCCCTGCCGACTGCGAAGTTTTCGGCCCGGTTCAAACGTCCATATGGATTTGATCAGGACCTGCCATGCTGA
- a CDS encoding conjugal transfer protein TrbC, which yields MKKYPSDFLATVRERTRALSRFIWTRFLTRRELRSTVVAASLAAFAPFASAVDLTDLGSATDVICLISSYISGPWLYGIGIVLIIVGAVAIGNSESTIGKIISTVFVGLGLAACAIPIVKNHLHVTYTCT from the coding sequence ATGAAGAAGTACCCGTCTGATTTTCTCGCTACCGTGCGCGAGCGCACGCGAGCGTTGAGCCGCTTTATCTGGACGCGCTTCCTCACCCGCCGTGAGCTGCGTTCGACCGTCGTTGCGGCTTCGCTCGCCGCATTCGCGCCGTTCGCCTCGGCCGTCGACCTGACCGACCTCGGCTCCGCGACGGACGTCATCTGTCTGATCTCGTCCTACATTAGTGGCCCGTGGCTTTACGGCATCGGCATCGTGCTGATCATCGTCGGCGCCGTCGCGATCGGCAACTCGGAAAGCACGATCGGCAAGATCATTTCGACGGTCTTCGTTGGTCTCGGCCTTGCGGCGTGCGCAATTCCGATCGTGAAGAACCATCTCCACGTCACCTACACCTGTACGTAA
- a CDS encoding CpaF family protein: MSEATDNPLLKLRPLEDSAVRMFFESLRPLRECFEAPDVAEIMINDFNNIWIERRGKMHRLDLTLNEAVLDGAISALAASVDKSAVAGTAQGIINAGHKNLRIASVMRPTAIDGNALSIRKHRDKHLSLSDYVNMGAFSLTNARKEKELDLFPPGIQDDALREALSAMVRARRNVLVAGGTSSGKTTLLNALNAEIPEDERVITVEDTMELKLTAPNRVRLLSNPDKGVTTQLLVALCLRFRPDRIIVGEVRSGEAYDFIQALSTGHDGGMGSIHANDARGGLSRLESLAMLGVPPGSRWELADMRKAVADCFHYVIHLRRTGELRHVSEILEIKGFKDRDYVLNRVF, encoded by the coding sequence ATGTCCGAGGCTACCGACAATCCCCTGCTCAAACTGCGCCCGCTCGAGGACAGCGCGGTCCGCATGTTTTTCGAGTCGCTGCGTCCGTTGCGCGAGTGCTTTGAGGCGCCCGACGTTGCTGAAATCATGATTAACGATTTCAACAACATCTGGATCGAGCGCCGCGGCAAGATGCATCGGCTTGACCTCACGCTTAACGAGGCGGTGCTTGACGGCGCGATCAGCGCGCTGGCGGCATCGGTCGACAAGTCGGCGGTCGCCGGCACCGCGCAGGGGATCATCAACGCAGGCCACAAGAATCTGCGTATCGCATCAGTGATGCGGCCAACCGCGATCGACGGCAATGCGCTTTCGATCCGCAAGCACCGCGACAAGCACCTATCGCTTAGCGACTACGTGAACATGGGCGCGTTCTCGCTCACGAACGCCCGCAAGGAAAAGGAACTCGATCTCTTCCCTCCGGGCATCCAGGACGATGCCTTGCGCGAGGCCCTGAGCGCGATGGTGCGGGCACGCCGCAACGTCCTCGTCGCCGGCGGCACCTCGTCCGGCAAAACCACCCTGCTCAACGCGCTCAATGCCGAGATTCCTGAAGACGAACGCGTCATCACGGTCGAGGACACGATGGAACTGAAGCTGACCGCGCCCAATCGCGTGCGGCTGCTCTCAAACCCCGACAAGGGTGTCACGACCCAGCTGCTCGTCGCCCTGTGTCTGCGCTTCCGGCCCGACCGCATCATCGTCGGCGAAGTCCGAAGCGGCGAGGCCTACGACTTCATCCAGGCGCTGAGCACCGGCCACGACGGCGGCATGGGTTCGATCCATGCCAACGACGCGCGTGGCGGGCTGAGCCGCCTCGAAAGTCTCGCGATGCTCGGCGTACCGCCGGGCAGCCGGTGGGAACTGGCGGACATGCGCAAGGCGGTGGCCGACTGCTTCCACTACGTCATTCATCTTCGCCGCACAGGCGAGCTGCGTCACGTTTCTGAAATCCTCGAAATCAAGGGTTTCAAGGACCGCGACTACGTTCTCAACCGCGTTTTCTAA
- a CDS encoding H-NS family nucleoid-associated regulatory protein, with translation MRGKIADGEARDRLIIWLRRRMEEFGITLEALAESIQHDVDHPPLYRDARGNEWNGLGNMPDWLSAARNAGVSPEFFRIEPKPAPKPMVAASETDPRQLDLFR, from the coding sequence ATGAGGGGAAAAATCGCTGACGGCGAGGCCCGCGACAGGCTGATTATCTGGCTTCGCCGGCGCATGGAAGAATTCGGCATCACGCTTGAAGCACTCGCAGAGTCAATCCAGCACGACGTCGACCACCCGCCTCTTTATCGCGATGCGCGCGGCAACGAATGGAACGGGCTGGGCAACATGCCCGACTGGCTAAGCGCTGCCAGAAATGCCGGTGTAAGTCCGGAATTCTTCCGCATCGAGCCGAAGCCGGCGCCCAAACCTATGGTCGCCGCCTCGGAGACCGATCCGCGGCAGCTGGACCTTTTTCGATGA
- a CDS encoding diaminopropionate ammonia-lyase, which translates to MLVANPRATRAAYPAELKTILSIEKAQESRAWLSCWDKISPDATPLRELPGLAARLAVGSISIKDESARSVLGSFKALGAPIALVRLIQRLWRNHNLDAHGLFEGRYRELLTHSTVVSATDGNHGKGLAAAAQTLGCRCVIVLHANVSVEREKAIAAYGAEIVRITGNYDESVEEAARLASLNGWHVISDTSYDGYEDIPRDVMQGYGTIAAEIVEQSDSQPDRPAYTHVFLQGGVGGLAAGLISYLWEYHGEHRPRFVVVEPQQADCLYQSALAGRAARATGSVDSVMAGLACGETSPLAWKFLQPSVDDFMTISDDDAVNAMRILAAGSDTDAPVVAGESGVAGLAGLIVLLQDPLLASNVGLDGSSRVLLVNTEGATAPATYQELVGETAQSVLERQLAWLAEPTA; encoded by the coding sequence ATGTTGGTAGCCAATCCACGCGCAACGCGCGCTGCGTACCCCGCTGAATTGAAGACCATTCTCAGCATCGAGAAAGCACAGGAAAGCCGCGCCTGGCTTTCATGCTGGGACAAGATTTCGCCCGATGCGACGCCGTTGCGTGAGTTGCCGGGGCTGGCCGCGAGGCTCGCGGTCGGCAGCATCAGTATCAAGGACGAGTCAGCGCGCTCTGTGCTGGGCAGCTTCAAGGCCTTGGGTGCACCGATTGCGCTGGTACGCCTGATTCAGCGGCTGTGGCGGAATCATAATCTCGACGCGCATGGCCTGTTCGAAGGACGCTATCGGGAGCTGCTGACGCATTCCACGGTAGTGAGCGCCACGGACGGCAACCACGGAAAGGGTCTTGCCGCTGCCGCGCAAACGCTCGGTTGCCGTTGTGTGATCGTGCTGCACGCGAATGTCAGCGTCGAGCGCGAGAAAGCGATAGCGGCGTACGGTGCAGAGATTGTGCGCATCACCGGAAACTACGATGAGTCGGTCGAAGAGGCGGCTCGCCTCGCTTCGTTGAATGGCTGGCACGTCATTTCCGACACGTCGTACGACGGTTACGAAGACATCCCGCGCGATGTGATGCAGGGCTATGGCACGATTGCAGCGGAGATCGTCGAGCAGAGCGATAGCCAGCCGGATCGGCCGGCGTACACGCATGTGTTCCTTCAGGGCGGTGTCGGCGGCCTTGCAGCAGGATTGATCAGCTACCTGTGGGAATACCATGGCGAACATCGTCCGCGATTCGTCGTCGTCGAACCGCAGCAGGCCGACTGCCTGTATCAGAGCGCGTTGGCGGGACGCGCAGCTCGTGCAACGGGCTCCGTCGACTCCGTGATGGCCGGGCTCGCTTGCGGCGAGACGTCGCCGCTCGCATGGAAGTTCCTGCAGCCCAGCGTCGATGATTTCATGACCATCAGCGATGACGATGCAGTGAACGCCATGCGCATCCTGGCTGCTGGCAGCGATACCGATGCGCCCGTCGTCGCTGGCGAGTCGGGCGTGGCGGGTCTTGCTGGGCTGATTGTCTTGCTTCAAGACCCGCTGCTGGCCAGCAACGTAGGCCTCGATGGCTCGTCCCGCGTGTTGTTGGTCAATACCGAAGGCGCCACCGCTCCCGCAACGTATCAGGAACTGGTCGGCGAGACAGCCCAATCAGTCCTCGAACGCCAACTCGCCTGGCTAGCCGAGCCGACAGCCTGA
- a CDS encoding Zn-dependent hydrolase has protein sequence MNTSVSSSLMLDGALLLEQLRQLGALGADSEVGGRTRIALTDDEKAGRDLIVEWMRELDLDVRVDRIGDIFGTLRSDSDDGSQRPLMMGSHIDTVKNAGALDGCYGVLAGLAVVRTFRQAGITPQRSITIGAFTNEEGIRYQPDMMGSLVYAGGLSVGAALDTVGIDGTRFGDELARIGYAGDMEPGAVVPHEYLELHVEQGPILEAENIRIGVVENLQGISWQQITVQGNANHAGTTPTRLRHDAGWVAAAVSTFLRELAVTTGTTLATIGMLRIEPNVINVIPRKAVFTVELRDPDEQRLQDAERRLVEFLIEVAEKEGVKITTERLVRFEPVVFDAGLADAIEAAAERMGFTHRRMTSGAGHDAQMIARIAPAAMIFVPSRGGISHNPREHTDDDQLIDGANVLLDVVLQRLAQK, from the coding sequence ATGAATACGTCTGTATCTTCATCGCTGATGCTCGACGGCGCATTGCTTTTAGAGCAACTGCGTCAGCTTGGTGCACTGGGCGCTGATAGTGAAGTGGGTGGCCGGACGCGCATTGCACTGACTGACGATGAGAAAGCCGGTCGCGACCTCATCGTCGAATGGATGCGCGAACTGGACCTCGATGTCCGCGTCGATCGGATCGGCGATATATTCGGCACGCTGCGTTCCGATTCGGACGACGGCAGCCAGCGTCCATTGATGATGGGCTCGCACATCGACACGGTGAAGAACGCCGGCGCGCTGGATGGCTGTTATGGCGTACTGGCCGGGCTTGCAGTGGTGCGGACATTTCGTCAGGCAGGGATCACGCCGCAGCGCTCCATCACCATCGGCGCCTTCACCAACGAGGAAGGCATCCGCTATCAGCCGGACATGATGGGCTCGCTGGTGTACGCGGGAGGCCTGTCGGTTGGTGCAGCGCTGGATACGGTTGGCATCGACGGTACGCGCTTTGGCGACGAACTCGCGCGCATTGGTTACGCGGGTGATATGGAGCCCGGCGCGGTGGTTCCGCACGAATATCTGGAACTGCATGTCGAGCAGGGTCCGATACTCGAAGCAGAGAACATCCGTATTGGCGTGGTCGAGAATCTTCAGGGCATCTCGTGGCAGCAGATCACCGTTCAGGGCAATGCCAATCACGCGGGTACGACGCCAACGCGGCTTCGTCATGATGCGGGGTGGGTGGCTGCTGCCGTGTCGACGTTTTTGCGTGAGCTGGCCGTGACCACCGGCACCACGCTCGCGACGATCGGCATGCTGCGCATCGAGCCGAACGTCATCAACGTGATTCCGCGCAAGGCGGTTTTTACGGTGGAACTGCGCGACCCGGACGAACAACGCCTGCAGGACGCCGAGCGTCGTCTTGTCGAATTCCTCATCGAAGTCGCGGAGAAGGAAGGCGTGAAGATCACGACCGAACGCCTGGTCCGTTTCGAGCCTGTCGTATTCGATGCAGGACTGGCCGATGCGATCGAAGCGGCAGCAGAGCGCATGGGCTTCACGCATCGCCGGATGACGTCAGGCGCAGGACACGACGCCCAGATGATCGCGCGCATCGCGCCGGCCGCGATGATCTTCGTGCCGAGCCGCGGTGGCATCAGCCATAACCCGCGCGAACACACGGACGACGATCAGCTTATCGACGGCGCGAACGTCTTGCTGGATGTCGTGCTCCAGCGGCTCGCACAGAAGTGA
- a CDS encoding M20 aminoacylase family protein — protein sequence MESTLQGQLKSWRQYLHQHPETGFEEVNTSDYVANILRTLGLEVHRGIGGTGLVANLTAGDGKRVIGLRADMDALNIAEQAPDREHASRTAGKMHACGHDGHMSMILGAARLLAERRDFNGTVRFIFQPAEEHGRGAKAMMADGLFERFPVDAIFGAHNMPGMRAGTFATRAGGIMASEDNFVIHIKGRGTHAARPHMGVDPIVVASQIVMALQTVVSRNLDPSLQAVISCTEFITDGLRNVIPSNVIIKGDTRSYSREVQTLLETRMREVCEGICRAHGADCTFEYTHEFAPTVNSEQFVGVAVAAARNVAGSDGVDDNIQPMMISEDFGAFLQVVPGNFIFIGNGESADKGGTPLHNATYDFNDDILLTGAHYFAEIARLELPVD from the coding sequence ATGGAAAGCACGCTGCAGGGCCAGTTGAAGAGCTGGCGCCAGTATTTGCATCAACATCCCGAAACGGGCTTCGAGGAAGTCAACACGTCCGACTATGTGGCGAACATTCTCCGGACGCTTGGGCTGGAAGTTCACCGCGGCATCGGGGGAACGGGGCTCGTTGCGAACCTGACGGCCGGGGACGGGAAACGGGTTATTGGCCTGCGCGCCGATATGGATGCGCTGAACATTGCCGAGCAGGCGCCCGATCGCGAGCATGCTTCGCGCACCGCCGGAAAAATGCATGCGTGCGGGCATGACGGGCATATGTCGATGATTCTCGGGGCGGCGCGACTCCTTGCAGAACGGCGCGATTTCAATGGCACGGTCCGCTTCATCTTTCAGCCGGCGGAAGAGCATGGCCGCGGCGCGAAGGCGATGATGGCCGACGGCCTGTTCGAACGCTTCCCCGTCGATGCCATCTTCGGCGCGCACAACATGCCGGGCATGCGCGCGGGAACGTTTGCAACGCGCGCGGGCGGCATCATGGCGAGTGAAGACAACTTCGTCATTCACATCAAGGGGCGGGGCACGCATGCTGCACGTCCGCATATGGGCGTGGACCCGATCGTCGTCGCGTCGCAGATCGTGATGGCATTGCAGACCGTTGTTTCGCGCAATCTCGACCCGAGTCTTCAGGCGGTGATTTCGTGTACGGAATTCATCACGGACGGACTGAGAAATGTGATTCCTTCGAATGTCATTATCAAGGGCGATACGCGAAGCTATTCACGCGAAGTGCAGACGTTGCTCGAGACGCGCATGCGTGAAGTATGCGAAGGCATCTGCCGCGCGCACGGCGCCGATTGCACCTTCGAGTACACACATGAGTTCGCTCCGACGGTGAACTCGGAGCAGTTCGTTGGCGTCGCGGTAGCGGCGGCGCGCAATGTGGCGGGAAGCGATGGCGTCGATGACAACATTCAGCCCATGATGATTTCGGAAGACTTCGGTGCGTTCCTGCAGGTAGTGCCCGGCAACTTTATTTTCATCGGCAACGGCGAGTCGGCGGATAAGGGCGGCACGCCGCTGCACAACGCCACCTATGATTTCAACGACGACATCCTTTTGACGGGCGCGCACTATTTCGCTGAGATCGCGCGGCTCGAATTGCCCGTCGACTAA
- a CDS encoding Lrp/AsnC family transcriptional regulator — translation MTLSLDDFDLKLLMEVQRDAQIPQNELGARVNLSTAAVNRRLRRLSDEGIIRNYAAIVAPEKVGYPLTIIATVEVESEQIDLLDSMKRTFAQCPQIQQCYYVAGEWDFVLILTVRNMDEYTALTRQLFFSNNNVKRFKTLVSMSNVKVGLGVPVAPEGA, via the coding sequence ATGACACTCAGCCTGGACGATTTTGATCTGAAGCTATTGATGGAAGTGCAACGCGACGCGCAGATTCCTCAGAACGAACTCGGCGCGCGCGTCAATCTGTCTACAGCGGCCGTCAATCGCAGATTGCGACGCCTGTCGGACGAAGGCATCATTCGCAACTACGCCGCCATCGTCGCGCCCGAAAAGGTCGGCTATCCGCTGACGATCATTGCAACAGTCGAGGTCGAGAGCGAACAGATCGATCTGCTCGACTCGATGAAGCGCACCTTCGCGCAATGCCCGCAAATCCAGCAGTGCTACTACGTCGCGGGCGAATGGGACTTCGTGCTGATACTGACGGTTCGCAACATGGACGAGTACACGGCCCTCACGCGGCAACTGTTCTTCTCGAACAACAACGTCAAACGCTTCAAGACGCTGGTGAGCATGAGCAACGTAAAGGTGGGGCTCGGTGTACCCGTCGCGCCCGAAGGCGCGTGA
- a CDS encoding branched-chain amino acid ABC transporter substrate-binding protein — MQSSRPLICLASLTLTLQPLAAHAAHADLTVKIGQVSPLTGELSHIGKDDENGVRLAIEDLNSRKIRIGGQNVTFVLDSQDDAADPKTAVTVAQKLVDDGVAGVVGHANSGTSIPASKIYSDAGVPMITESATNPKLTQQGLTNVFRMVANDVRQGSVIGSYLVHDLGARKVAIVDDRTAYGQGLADEIEKSVKAAGGNVVAREYGTDKTTNWMAVLTTIKSRQPEGIAFTGGDTQAAAFVQQAQKLGLKVKFIAGDEACTPQFIKLAGSSMSKDAYCTLAGVPPAKMPQGPEFFKRYQQRFGVPVQLYAPYAYDAVLAMADAMQAAGSTDPKVYLPKLRASRLDGVTGAIQFDEKGDIRNGAITVRQFDQGNWTDKSVVR; from the coding sequence ATGCAATCATCACGGCCATTGATATGCCTCGCGTCCCTGACGCTTACCCTGCAACCTCTCGCGGCTCACGCGGCTCACGCGGATTTGACGGTCAAGATCGGGCAGGTTTCTCCGCTGACCGGCGAACTATCCCACATCGGAAAGGATGATGAAAACGGTGTGCGGCTGGCGATCGAAGATCTGAACAGCAGAAAGATTCGCATTGGCGGGCAAAACGTCACGTTTGTGCTCGACTCGCAGGATGATGCGGCCGATCCGAAGACAGCGGTGACCGTCGCCCAGAAACTGGTGGACGATGGCGTGGCGGGTGTCGTCGGTCATGCGAACTCCGGGACGTCGATACCCGCTTCCAAAATCTACTCGGATGCAGGCGTTCCGATGATCACCGAATCGGCAACCAACCCGAAGCTCACGCAGCAAGGATTGACGAACGTGTTCCGTATGGTCGCGAATGACGTGAGACAGGGCTCGGTCATCGGCTCGTATCTGGTCCACGATCTTGGCGCGCGCAAGGTCGCCATCGTCGACGATCGTACGGCGTACGGACAAGGTCTCGCAGACGAGATCGAAAAGTCCGTCAAGGCTGCCGGAGGCAACGTGGTCGCCCGCGAGTACGGCACCGACAAGACGACGAACTGGATGGCGGTGCTCACGACCATCAAGAGCCGTCAGCCGGAAGGGATCGCTTTCACGGGCGGCGACACGCAAGCCGCGGCATTCGTGCAGCAGGCGCAAAAGCTCGGCTTGAAGGTCAAGTTCATTGCCGGCGATGAAGCGTGCACACCGCAGTTCATCAAGCTCGCTGGGTCTTCGATGAGCAAGGACGCGTACTGCACGCTGGCGGGTGTGCCGCCTGCAAAGATGCCGCAAGGACCGGAGTTCTTCAAACGCTATCAGCAGCGCTTCGGCGTTCCCGTGCAGCTCTATGCCCCTTATGCCTACGACGCAGTGCTCGCGATGGCGGACGCGATGCAGGCCGCGGGCTCGACCGACCCGAAGGTGTATCTGCCGAAGCTGCGCGCGTCCAGGCTGGACGGCGTGACGGGCGCAATCCAGTTCGACGAGAAGGGCGATATCCGTAACGGCGCGATTACCGTTCGTCAGTTCGATCAGGGCAACTGGACCGACAAGTCAGTCGTGCGCTGA